One Pantoea trifolii genomic region harbors:
- a CDS encoding SDR family NAD(P)-dependent oxidoreductase — MNALNGKIALVTGGTTGIGLASAQELAAQGARVFITGRRQAELDAAVASIGSSASGIRADASVLSDLDNVYAEIAKQAGRLDILFANAGGGDMLPLGAITEEHFDRIFGTNVRGVLFTVQKALPLLSDNASVILTSSTTSVQGTAGFSVYSASKAAVRNFARSWALDVKDRGIRVNVVSPGPVRTPGLGGLVPEDQQQGLFDALAAQVPLGRLGEPGEIGKVVAFLASDASSFINAAELFVDGGMAQV, encoded by the coding sequence ATGAACGCACTCAACGGTAAAATCGCATTGGTAACCGGCGGCACAACCGGCATTGGGCTGGCATCCGCGCAGGAGTTGGCGGCACAAGGCGCACGCGTGTTTATCACCGGTCGTCGTCAGGCGGAACTTGATGCGGCAGTTGCCAGCATCGGTTCTAGCGCCAGCGGTATTCGCGCTGATGCTTCGGTGCTGAGCGACCTCGACAACGTCTATGCGGAAATCGCTAAACAAGCCGGCCGCCTCGATATCCTGTTCGCCAACGCCGGTGGCGGCGACATGCTGCCGCTCGGCGCCATCACCGAAGAGCATTTCGACCGTATCTTTGGTACCAACGTGCGCGGCGTGCTGTTCACCGTGCAGAAAGCGCTGCCGCTGCTGAGCGACAACGCATCGGTGATTCTTACTTCTTCAACCACATCGGTTCAGGGCACCGCCGGATTTAGCGTATATAGCGCCAGTAAAGCCGCAGTGCGTAACTTTGCCCGCTCATGGGCGCTGGATGTGAAAGATCGCGGTATTCGCGTCAACGTGGTCAGCCCCGGCCCGGTGCGCACGCCAGGTTTAGGTGGTTTGGTGCCTGAAGATCAGCAGCAAGGATTGTTTGATGCACTCGCGGCTCAGGTGCCGTTAGGTCGTCTTGGCGAACCCGGCGAGATTGGTAAAGTGGTGGCGTTTTTGGCGTCCGATGCGTCCAGCTTTATCAACGCCGCAGAATTGTTTGTTGATGGCGGTATGGCGCAGGTTTAA
- a CDS encoding NUDIX hydrolase codes for MLILIAGPVRSGTNGNEVLIHENIKKLDQIALQVYQRGHTPVIGEWLALPLASAAGSQKIGDEISESFLYPVAHRLIHCCDAILRIPGASQGADNDVRIGKERGIAIFTQLDEIPVVGA; via the coding sequence ATGTTAATTCTTATCGCAGGACCGGTACGCAGCGGCACCAACGGCAATGAAGTGTTAATTCATGAAAATATTAAGAAATTAGATCAGATTGCTCTGCAGGTCTACCAGCGCGGACATACGCCGGTGATTGGTGAATGGCTGGCGTTGCCACTGGCAAGCGCGGCCGGTTCGCAGAAGATTGGCGATGAAATCAGTGAATCATTTCTCTATCCGGTAGCGCATCGCTTGATTCATTGTTGCGATGCGATCTTGCGCATTCCAGGTGCTTCACAGGGTGCGGATAACGATGTGCGGATTGGCAAGGAAAGGGGGATCGCGATCTTTACCCAGTTGGATGAGATTCCGGTGGTTGGGGCGTAG
- a CDS encoding DeoR/GlpR family DNA-binding transcription regulator, whose translation MNEKIMLSSQRKQQILAILFEEKQVMSSELSQRFAVSEDSIRRDLRELAAEGLLQRVHGGALPVSAAIAPFETRKSVQISSKRLIAQKAVKLIQPGQVVIIDGGTTTAEMVKLLPSDLAFTVVTHSPSIAVALVDYPLVEVIMIGGLLYRHSVVAVGAAVLEAIARINADLFFMGVTGVHKTAGLTTGNYEEASVKRALSARAAETVVMVSNEKLNSASAFAIGELSLASTLIVDTQPDDEMCQLLRKKHITVL comes from the coding sequence ATGAATGAGAAAATAATGCTCTCCAGTCAACGTAAACAGCAAATCCTCGCCATTCTGTTCGAGGAAAAACAGGTGATGTCGAGCGAGCTGAGCCAGCGTTTTGCGGTATCGGAGGACTCGATTCGCCGCGATCTGCGTGAGTTAGCCGCCGAAGGTTTACTGCAACGGGTGCACGGCGGGGCGCTGCCGGTTTCTGCGGCTATCGCACCGTTTGAAACACGCAAAAGCGTGCAGATCAGCTCCAAGCGTCTTATCGCGCAGAAAGCGGTAAAGCTGATCCAGCCCGGACAAGTGGTGATTATTGATGGCGGTACCACCACCGCCGAGATGGTGAAGCTGCTGCCGTCGGATCTTGCCTTTACCGTGGTGACGCACAGTCCAAGCATTGCCGTGGCGCTGGTGGATTATCCGCTGGTTGAAGTGATCATGATTGGCGGCTTGCTGTATCGCCATTCGGTGGTTGCGGTGGGTGCGGCGGTGCTGGAAGCGATTGCGCGGATCAATGCCGATCTGTTCTTCATGGGCGTGACCGGCGTACACAAAACCGCAGGATTAACCACCGGCAATTACGAAGAAGCCAGTGTGAAACGCGCGCTTTCCGCACGCGCGGCTGAAACCGTGGTGATGGTATCGAATGAGAAACTGAATTCCGCCTCGGCGTTTGCCATCGGCGAGCTGTCTCTGGCGAGTACGTTGATTGTTGATACTCAACCCGATGACGAAATGTGCCAACTGCTGCGGAAAAAGCACATAACCGTGCTGTAA
- a CDS encoding oxidoreductase, translated as MSENPTIALIGPGAIGTTIAAALHEVGRTPTICGRTAHPQLELRHDSGNIIVPGPVLTNPAEIAQPFDLVFVAVKTTQVEDTAPWLAALCNENTVVCALQNGVEQKSQLAPYVNGATVLPSVVWFPAQREPDASVWLREKPRLTLPETPQAERVVTALKDTRCAVDLSADFLTIAWRKLLQNAVAGLMVLSNRRAGMFQREDITALALAYLQECLTVARAEGAALKDEVPQEIVERFHRAPSDLGTSILADRQADRPLEWDIRNGVVQRYGRARGIPTPISDVIVPLLAAGSEGPG; from the coding sequence ATGTCTGAGAATCCCACCATTGCCCTTATTGGACCGGGCGCGATTGGCACCACTATCGCGGCGGCGCTGCATGAAGTTGGACGCACGCCAACGATTTGCGGGCGTACCGCACATCCGCAGCTGGAACTGCGTCACGACAGCGGCAACATTATCGTTCCCGGCCCGGTGCTCACCAATCCCGCCGAGATCGCGCAGCCGTTCGATCTGGTGTTTGTGGCGGTGAAAACCACCCAGGTTGAAGACACCGCGCCGTGGTTAGCAGCGCTGTGCAATGAAAATACCGTGGTGTGCGCGCTGCAAAATGGCGTTGAGCAGAAAAGCCAACTCGCGCCCTACGTCAATGGCGCAACCGTGCTGCCGTCGGTGGTATGGTTCCCGGCCCAGCGCGAACCGGATGCTTCGGTTTGGCTGCGCGAAAAACCGCGCCTGACGCTGCCAGAAACCCCGCAGGCTGAACGTGTGGTTACGGCCTTAAAAGACACGCGCTGCGCAGTCGATCTCTCTGCCGATTTTCTTACCATCGCCTGGCGCAAGCTGCTGCAAAACGCAGTTGCCGGTTTGATGGTGCTGTCGAATCGTCGTGCGGGCATGTTCCAGCGCGAAGATATAACCGCGCTAGCGCTGGCCTATTTACAGGAGTGCCTGACGGTGGCGCGCGCCGAAGGTGCCGCGTTAAAAGATGAGGTGCCGCAAGAGATTGTCGAACGTTTCCACCGCGCGCCGAGCGATTTAGGTACTTCGATCCTTGCCGATCGCCAGGCCGATCGTCCGCTGGAGTGGGATATCCGCAACGGCGTGGTGCAGCGTTATGGTCGGGCGCGCGGCATTCCCACACCGATCAGCGATGTGATTGTGCCGCTGCTGGCAGCCGGTAGTGAAGGTCCAGGCTGA
- the proP gene encoding glycine betaine/L-proline transporter ProP, with protein sequence MSTGTDTNNSVTSSGLTVDDITVIDNKLLKRAVSAAALGNAMEWFDFGVYSYLAVIIGQVFFADASAAAQLIASFGTFAAAFLVRPIGGMVFGPLGDRIGRQKVLALTMIMMSIGTFCIGLIPSYASIGIAAPILLLLARLLQGFSTGGEYGGAATFIAEYSTDKRRGFMGSFLEFGTLGGYLLGASLVTAMIAFLPHQTMMDWGWRVPFFLAAPLGLFGLYIRLKLEETPAFKDHMDKREEMEHNKPRLSVWQMLRDQRKPLLKCIGLVLLFNVSNYMLTAYMPSYLTGVLGMSELSGLMLVMVIMFIMMPLTLMWGHLTDRIGRRPVIGLGALGLIVLAIPSYMLIGSGNMLLVFAGLAILGLLHTCFSGTMPATLPALFVTDIRYSALAIGFNLSVSLFGGTTPLITAWLVDTTHNNLMPAYYMIGAGIIGLLTVLTLSETARKPLKGSSPAVATEAEAHRLLDKLRKRKVKHKSA encoded by the coding sequence ATGAGCACAGGAACAGATACAAATAATTCAGTCACATCCAGTGGTTTAACCGTTGATGACATCACCGTCATCGACAACAAACTACTCAAACGCGCGGTCAGTGCCGCCGCGTTGGGTAATGCGATGGAGTGGTTTGATTTCGGCGTCTACAGCTATCTCGCCGTGATCATTGGTCAGGTGTTCTTTGCCGATGCCAGCGCTGCCGCGCAGTTGATCGCTTCGTTCGGTACCTTTGCTGCGGCATTTTTAGTGCGTCCGATTGGCGGCATGGTGTTTGGCCCGCTCGGCGATCGCATTGGCCGTCAGAAGGTGTTGGCGTTAACCATGATCATGATGTCGATCGGTACCTTCTGTATCGGTCTGATTCCGAGCTATGCCAGCATTGGTATCGCCGCGCCAATTCTTCTGCTGCTCGCGCGCTTATTGCAGGGTTTCTCTACCGGCGGTGAATATGGCGGTGCCGCCACCTTTATCGCGGAATACTCCACCGATAAGCGGCGCGGCTTTATGGGTAGTTTCCTTGAGTTCGGGACGCTGGGCGGCTATTTGCTGGGTGCCAGCCTGGTCACCGCGATGATCGCTTTCTTACCGCATCAAACCATGATGGATTGGGGCTGGCGTGTGCCATTCTTCCTCGCTGCGCCGTTGGGTCTGTTCGGTTTGTATATCCGCTTAAAGCTGGAAGAGACGCCTGCGTTTAAAGATCACATGGATAAGCGCGAAGAGATGGAGCACAACAAACCGCGCCTGAGCGTGTGGCAGATGCTGCGCGATCAGCGTAAACCGCTGCTGAAATGTATCGGTCTGGTGCTGCTGTTCAACGTCTCCAACTATATGTTGACTGCCTACATGCCGAGCTATTTAACCGGTGTGCTGGGAATGAGTGAATTATCCGGCCTGATGTTGGTGATGGTGATTATGTTTATCATGATGCCGCTGACGTTGATGTGGGGACATTTAACCGACCGCATTGGCCGCCGCCCGGTGATTGGTTTGGGTGCGCTGGGTTTAATTGTGTTGGCGATCCCGAGCTACATGCTGATTGGTTCTGGCAACATGCTGCTGGTGTTTGCCGGATTGGCGATACTGGGCTTGTTGCATACCTGCTTTAGCGGCACCATGCCGGCAACATTACCGGCACTGTTTGTCACCGACATTCGTTACAGCGCGCTGGCGATTGGTTTTAACTTATCGGTTTCACTGTTTGGTGGCACCACGCCTCTAATCACTGCATGGCTGGTGGATACTACGCACAATAATCTGATGCCGGCGTATTACATGATCGGTGCCGGGATTATTGGTTTGCTGACGGTATTAACCTTGAGTGAAACGGCACGTAAACCGCTGAAAGGTTCATCGCCTGCGGTGGCGACGGAAGCAGAAGCGCATCGTTTGCTCGATAAGCTGCGTAAACGCAAGGTTAAGCATAAATCGGCCTAA
- a CDS encoding acyltransferase — protein sequence MVITEKEALSTLEGNMFLGELPEMINSKIVFSGSGNIFICEPGVKLHNSSIEFNANNSIVYLSSSHFPYPVTIVIHSNSICYLGRNNYINDKLTLILSEEKHIFIGHDCCISLGIWMRNADPHLVFNQEDHARINHSKSIYIGDHVWLGQNAMILKGSVIHSGSIVGAMSLVAGKTISSNSCWGGNPATKLKDEIFWSGECVHSWTEEMTKNNDNCHHDHYTFANTGEVVDISDFERQLQATSQATDKVRLLIKMLLKNNAKNRFYG from the coding sequence ATGGTTATTACGGAAAAAGAAGCACTTTCGACGCTCGAGGGAAATATGTTCCTCGGTGAACTCCCTGAAATGATCAACAGTAAAATCGTTTTCTCTGGCTCAGGAAATATCTTCATCTGCGAACCCGGCGTTAAGTTGCATAATTCAAGCATTGAATTTAATGCGAATAACTCGATAGTGTATTTAAGCTCAAGCCATTTCCCCTATCCGGTGACGATCGTTATTCACTCGAACTCCATCTGTTATCTGGGAAGAAATAACTATATCAATGATAAATTGACACTCATTCTTTCCGAAGAGAAGCACATTTTTATAGGACATGATTGTTGTATCTCGCTCGGTATATGGATGCGTAACGCCGATCCACATTTAGTCTTTAATCAAGAAGATCACGCCAGAATTAATCATTCCAAAAGTATCTATATTGGTGACCATGTCTGGCTCGGTCAAAACGCCATGATTTTGAAAGGTTCGGTTATCCACTCGGGTAGTATTGTGGGTGCGATGAGCCTCGTGGCGGGTAAAACCATCTCCTCAAACAGCTGTTGGGGCGGCAACCCGGCGACAAAACTCAAAGATGAGATTTTTTGGTCTGGCGAATGCGTTCATTCCTGGACAGAAGAAATGACCAAAAACAATGATAATTGTCATCACGATCATTACACATTTGCAAATACGGGTGAGGTCGTCGATATCAGCGATTTTGAACGGCAGTTACAAGCCACCTCCCAAGCGACAGACAAAGTCAGATTATTGATTAAAATGCTGCTCAAAAATAATGCTAAAAATCGATTCTACGGATGA
- the treZ gene encoding malto-oligosyltrehalose trehalohydrolase: MEFRSFEKSWGAEILADDSVRFRVWAPGQQRITLRLADNDAAMLDAGDGWFALQVSGVAPGAEYNFVLDDGTVVPDPAARAQKADVNGPSLVIDPQSYRWQHTAWQGRPWHETVVYEMHIGTFTPEGTFQAAIAKLPWLAELGITQLEVLPVSQFGGNRGWGYDGVLLYAPHAAYGSPDDFKAFIDAAHAHGLSVVLDIVLNHFGPEGNYLPLLAPEFFHQERMTPWGAGIAYDVDAVRRYIVEAPLYWLQEFNLDGLRFDAIDQIEDSSSKHALIEIAERIRQAIPERPIHLTTEDCRNVIFLHPRDKQGNAPLFTGEWNDDFHNAVHVFATGETHAYYEDFADVPEKRVARVLTEGFAYQGELSPQSGQRRGVPSASQPPVAFVDFIQNHDQVGNRAQGDRLISLAGSDRTKVLLATLLLSPHIPLLFMGEEYGETNPFLFFTDFHGDLAKAVREGRAKEFTGHAGHDQEVPDPNAEQTFIRSKLDWNTLQTPAGQSWLALTRELLALRQQHIVPLLADAGGNSGKVLATAEGFVAVSWRFPQGELSLALNIGKQTQPLPTMPGRTIFAWPQETEALPQHTIVVRLDQGATK, translated from the coding sequence ATGGAATTCAGATCATTTGAAAAATCCTGGGGCGCTGAAATTCTTGCTGATGACAGCGTCCGTTTTCGTGTTTGGGCACCTGGGCAGCAGCGCATCACCTTAAGACTTGCCGATAACGACGCAGCCATGCTCGACGCAGGTGACGGTTGGTTTGCGCTGCAAGTCAGCGGCGTAGCGCCCGGCGCAGAGTATAACTTTGTGCTGGACGATGGCACGGTAGTGCCCGATCCCGCCGCACGTGCGCAAAAGGCGGACGTCAACGGCCCTTCACTGGTTATCGATCCGCAAAGCTATCGCTGGCAGCACACCGCATGGCAAGGTCGTCCGTGGCATGAAACGGTGGTGTATGAAATGCACATCGGTACCTTCACGCCCGAAGGCACATTCCAGGCGGCGATAGCCAAATTGCCTTGGCTGGCTGAGTTAGGCATCACGCAACTGGAAGTGCTGCCGGTGTCGCAGTTCGGCGGCAATCGCGGTTGGGGCTACGACGGCGTGTTGCTCTACGCTCCGCATGCGGCTTACGGATCGCCGGATGATTTCAAAGCCTTTATCGATGCCGCCCACGCGCACGGTTTGTCGGTGGTGCTGGATATCGTGCTCAACCACTTTGGCCCGGAAGGCAACTATCTGCCGCTACTAGCGCCGGAGTTTTTCCACCAGGAGCGCATGACGCCGTGGGGCGCAGGCATTGCTTATGATGTCGATGCGGTGCGTCGCTACATCGTCGAAGCGCCGCTCTACTGGCTGCAGGAGTTTAATCTGGATGGCCTGCGTTTTGATGCCATCGATCAGATTGAAGATAGCTCCAGCAAGCATGCGCTGATTGAGATTGCCGAACGCATCCGTCAGGCCATTCCCGAGCGCCCTATCCATCTCACCACTGAAGATTGCCGCAACGTCATCTTCCTGCATCCGCGAGATAAACAGGGCAACGCGCCGCTGTTTACTGGCGAGTGGAACGATGATTTCCACAATGCGGTGCACGTATTCGCCACCGGTGAAACCCACGCTTATTACGAGGATTTCGCCGACGTGCCAGAGAAACGCGTGGCGCGCGTGCTGACCGAAGGCTTTGCTTATCAGGGTGAACTGTCGCCGCAGAGTGGACAGCGGCGCGGCGTACCGAGCGCCAGCCAGCCGCCAGTGGCATTCGTCGATTTCATCCAGAACCATGATCAGGTCGGTAACCGCGCGCAGGGCGATCGTTTGATCAGCCTGGCGGGCAGCGATCGTACCAAAGTGCTGCTGGCGACGCTGCTGCTATCGCCACACATTCCGCTGCTGTTTATGGGCGAAGAGTATGGCGAAACCAATCCCTTCCTGTTCTTCACCGATTTCCATGGCGATTTGGCCAAAGCAGTACGTGAAGGCCGCGCGAAGGAGTTCACCGGTCACGCCGGGCATGACCAAGAAGTGCCGGATCCTAATGCGGAACAGACCTTCATCCGCTCGAAACTTGACTGGAATACGCTGCAAACGCCGGCGGGTCAGAGCTGGCTGGCGTTAACGCGCGAGTTGCTGGCGCTGCGTCAGCAACATATCGTGCCGCTGCTGGCGGATGCGGGCGGCAACAGTGGCAAGGTGCTCGCCACGGCGGAAGGCTTTGTTGCCGTCAGCTGGCGTTTTCCGCAGGGCGAGCTGTCGCTGGCGTTGAATATCGGCAAGCAGACGCAACCTTTACCCACCATGCCAGGCCGCACGATTTTCGCCTGGCCGCAAGAAACTGAAGCATTACCCCAACACACCATTGTGGTGCGTTTGGATCAGGGAGCAACAAAATGA
- the treY gene encoding malto-oligosyltrehalose synthase, whose product MSIPTATYRIQFRNGMTFDRAAALVPYLQRLGISHLYASPIFSATAESTHGYDVTDANEIEPAIGGRDGFNRLVEALQDAEIGLILDIVPNHMAASLENAWWRDVIEYGESSRYANHFDIDWTRRLTLPFLGDSFENVLENGELSIKAHPETGHPALAYYDSFYPLTPASWQDRADEVLAITDANAIAELHEQQPWRLMSWRDARSELSYRRFFEITGLVGVRVEDEAVFADSHQLILELVRSGAVSGLRVDHVDGLADPQGYLRQLRQATGPDCYITVEKILAEGEQIPADWPISGTTGYEFIAALSHALVDDSQIDTLHLAYEATTGQPNDVEGGLRVARELMVDRNFAGEFARLLKLATQIAVSEHRNLGEAELHVALREILIAFPVYRTYGQQDGMPLEGEELLQQVLERVKNSASPTVLSLLQAMLLGAVSEESEKEAHEFRVRFQQLTGPLMAKSVEDTLFFRNHVALAINEVGAEPLPHAFSLAHFHSEMQTRLQQQPDGISSTSTHDTKRGEDARARLYTLSEAPALWAEHVTRWRQINQAQVVELEDGAAPEPAVEWMLYQALAGVWPTTLQPQDASQLEERFIPFVEKALREAKLRTDWAESNEAYEKAVLDYARHLLSPANQQFLSDFSHALQPFIQAGLINSLTQTVIKLTAPGVPDIYQGSEALDFSLVDPDNRRTPDFDLLEQQLAESESPDFNDAQNWLSGKLKQQVIARLLHLRRDYPQLFRVGDYQPLQVSGEHQEKVIAFARQDSDHALLVILPRLSFDNAQWTQTEVVLTESLAHRHYRNLWTGASVAIGDYIALDEAASSAPLVLLSS is encoded by the coding sequence ATGAGTATTCCAACCGCGACGTACCGCATTCAGTTTCGCAACGGCATGACCTTTGATCGCGCCGCGGCGCTGGTGCCTTATCTGCAACGCCTTGGCATCAGCCATCTTTACGCGTCGCCGATTTTCAGCGCCACCGCCGAATCCACTCACGGTTACGATGTGACCGATGCCAATGAGATCGAACCAGCAATTGGCGGGCGTGACGGCTTCAATCGGCTGGTTGAAGCGTTGCAGGACGCGGAGATCGGCTTGATTCTCGATATCGTGCCAAACCATATGGCGGCCTCGCTGGAGAATGCCTGGTGGCGCGATGTGATTGAGTATGGCGAGAGCAGCCGCTATGCCAATCACTTTGACATTGACTGGACGCGCCGTCTGACGCTGCCGTTTCTCGGCGACAGCTTCGAGAACGTGCTGGAAAACGGTGAGCTGAGCATTAAAGCGCATCCGGAAACCGGCCATCCGGCGCTGGCCTATTACGACAGCTTTTACCCGCTGACGCCCGCCAGCTGGCAGGATCGCGCTGACGAGGTGCTGGCGATCACCGATGCCAACGCGATTGCCGAACTGCATGAGCAGCAGCCGTGGCGCTTGATGAGCTGGCGCGATGCACGCAGCGAGCTCTCTTATCGCCGTTTCTTTGAGATCACCGGTTTAGTCGGCGTGCGCGTTGAGGATGAAGCGGTGTTTGCCGATTCCCATCAGCTGATTCTCGAGCTGGTGCGCTCGGGCGCGGTCAGCGGCCTGCGCGTCGATCATGTAGATGGCCTTGCCGATCCGCAAGGCTATTTGCGTCAGCTGCGCCAGGCCACCGGCCCGGATTGCTATATCACGGTGGAAAAGATCCTCGCCGAAGGGGAACAGATTCCTGCCGACTGGCCGATTTCTGGCACCACCGGCTACGAATTTATTGCTGCGCTGTCGCACGCGCTGGTCGATGATTCGCAGATCGATACCCTGCATCTGGCCTATGAAGCCACCACCGGACAACCCAACGACGTTGAGGGTGGACTGCGCGTGGCGCGCGAATTGATGGTCGATCGCAATTTCGCCGGTGAATTTGCGCGTTTACTCAAGCTGGCGACGCAGATTGCCGTTTCCGAACATCGCAACCTCGGTGAAGCGGAACTGCACGTCGCGCTGCGGGAAATCCTCATCGCCTTCCCGGTGTATCGTACCTACGGCCAGCAGGATGGCATGCCGCTTGAAGGCGAAGAGCTGCTGCAACAGGTGCTGGAAAGGGTGAAAAACAGCGCGTCGCCGACGGTGCTGAGTTTGCTGCAGGCGATGCTATTGGGCGCGGTTTCCGAAGAGAGCGAAAAAGAGGCGCATGAATTCCGCGTACGCTTCCAGCAACTGACCGGACCGCTGATGGCGAAGTCGGTGGAAGACACGCTGTTCTTCCGCAATCACGTCGCGTTAGCCATCAATGAAGTGGGCGCAGAGCCGCTGCCGCATGCCTTCTCGCTGGCGCATTTCCACAGCGAGATGCAAACACGGCTGCAGCAGCAACCCGATGGCATCTCTTCCACTTCAACCCACGACACCAAGCGTGGCGAAGATGCGCGTGCGCGGCTGTACACACTGAGCGAAGCGCCTGCGTTGTGGGCGGAACACGTGACGCGCTGGCGGCAGATTAATCAGGCGCAGGTGGTGGAGCTGGAAGATGGCGCCGCACCGGAACCGGCGGTGGAATGGATGCTGTATCAGGCGTTAGCCGGCGTGTGGCCGACCACCTTGCAGCCGCAGGATGCCAGCCAACTTGAAGAACGCTTTATTCCCTTTGTCGAGAAAGCGTTACGCGAAGCCAAGCTGCGCACCGATTGGGCAGAGAGCAATGAAGCCTACGAAAAGGCGGTGCTGGATTACGCACGCCATCTGCTTTCACCGGCCAATCAGCAGTTTCTCAGCGACTTCAGCCACGCGTTGCAGCCGTTTATTCAGGCCGGACTGATCAACAGCCTGACGCAAACGGTGATCAAACTCACCGCGCCGGGCGTGCCGGATATCTATCAGGGCAGCGAAGCACTGGACTTCAGCCTGGTCGATCCCGACAACCGCCGCACGCCGGACTTTGATCTGCTGGAGCAGCAGCTTGCAGAGTCTGAATCTCCCGATTTCAACGATGCGCAAAACTGGCTGAGCGGCAAACTGAAACAACAGGTCATTGCCCGCCTTCTGCATCTGCGCCGCGATTATCCGCAGCTGTTCCGCGTGGGTGATTATCAGCCGCTGCAGGTTAGCGGCGAACATCAGGAGAAAGTCATCGCTTTTGCGCGTCAGGACAGCGACCACGCGTTGCTGGTGATCTTGCCGCGCCTGAGTTTCGATAACGCGCAGTGGACGCAAACCGAAGTGGTTCTGACCGAATCACTCGCCCATCGCCACTATCGCAACTTATGGACAGGCGCAAGCGTGGCGATTGGCGATTACATCGCGCTGGATGAGGCGGCCTCGAGTGCGCCGTTGGTGCTGCTAAGCAGCTGA